The Haloplanus salinarum genome includes a region encoding these proteins:
- a CDS encoding sulfite exporter TauE/SafE family protein, with protein sequence MPAGIPAGTLALLLVISLLSGIGITAVGPGGIFVTIALYALTDLPPATIVGTASATFIATGLVGTAGYYRSGELGSHGGPRSAGVLSVTGLVGALSGVRLSAFVSRGAFGLLLGGLVMVTGVLVFYRSGYGTGGASYDTTSTRGTLGVAAVGTFVGISGGLLGVGGPVLTVPLLVALGVPMLFAVGVAQVQSIFIAAFATLGYVVRDAVSWALVVAIGVPELVGVVLGWRVAQAVDADRLTRFLAVLMLLLGPYIALH encoded by the coding sequence ATGCCCGCTGGCATCCCCGCTGGAACCCTCGCTCTCCTGCTGGTCATCTCGCTGCTGTCCGGAATCGGCATCACCGCCGTCGGACCGGGTGGTATCTTCGTCACCATCGCGCTGTACGCGCTAACCGACCTGCCGCCGGCGACCATCGTCGGCACCGCCAGCGCGACGTTCATCGCCACGGGACTTGTCGGCACGGCAGGATACTACCGCTCCGGAGAACTCGGCTCCCACGGCGGCCCGCGCTCCGCCGGCGTCCTGAGCGTCACCGGGCTCGTCGGCGCACTCAGCGGCGTCCGGCTCAGCGCGTTCGTCTCGAGAGGTGCTTTCGGGCTGTTGCTTGGTGGACTGGTGATGGTGACGGGCGTGCTCGTGTTCTACCGGTCTGGCTACGGCACAGGCGGTGCCAGCTACGACACGACCTCGACGCGAGGGACGCTCGGCGTCGCCGCCGTTGGCACATTCGTCGGTATTTCTGGAGGCCTCCTCGGCGTCGGCGGCCCCGTACTCACGGTCCCGCTACTGGTCGCACTCGGCGTGCCGATGCTGTTCGCCGTCGGCGTCGCGCAGGTCCAGTCCATCTTCATCGCGGCGTTCGCGACCCTGGGCTACGTCGTGCGCGACGCAGTTTCTTGGGCCCTAGTGGTCGCCATCGGCGTCCCCGAACTCGTCGGCGTCGTGCTCGGCTGGCGGGTCGCACAGGCGGTCGACGCCGACAGGTTGACGCGGTTCCTCGCGGTTCTGATGCTGCTGCTGGGGCCGTATATCGCCCTACACTGA
- a CDS encoding IS6 family transposase: MPEITRLSDDSDWIELDFVERQRTPEFAMRLGIQMHVAGLSLSNTISILERLGVERSRTAVHNWVQKADLQPEGGASPNHVALDETVIRINDQQYWLYAAIDPETNTFLHIRLFSTYTTGLTEIFLSELREKHDVETAVFLVDDAQWLKTALDRHGLDCRYELHGNRNAVERLFREVKRRTSSFSNTFSHVEPTTAESWLQALAVWWNRCQS, translated from the coding sequence ATGCCAGAAATCACACGCCTCAGCGACGATAGCGACTGGATCGAATTAGATTTTGTGGAGCGTCAGCGGACACCCGAGTTCGCGATGCGACTCGGTATTCAGATGCACGTGGCAGGACTATCACTTTCGAATACCATCTCGATTCTTGAGAGGTTGGGTGTCGAACGCTCTCGAACGGCCGTCCACAACTGGGTACAGAAGGCCGATCTACAGCCCGAAGGCGGTGCGAGCCCGAATCACGTTGCACTCGACGAAACTGTGATTCGAATCAACGATCAGCAATACTGGCTGTACGCCGCCATCGATCCTGAAACGAACACATTCCTTCATATCCGGCTCTTTAGCACGTATACGACCGGTCTCACCGAAATCTTCCTGAGTGAATTACGTGAGAAACACGACGTCGAAACCGCCGTGTTTCTCGTCGACGATGCTCAGTGGCTCAAAACTGCCCTCGATCGACACGGCCTCGATTGCAGATACGAACTCCATGGCAATCGGAATGCTGTCGAACGTCTATTTAGAGAAGTAAAACGACGAACCTCTTCGTTTTCAAATACGTTCAGCCACGTGGAGCCGACGACCGCAGAATCGTGGCTCCAAGCCCTCGCCGTCTGGTGGAATCGATGCCAAAGTTAA
- a CDS encoding arsenic resistance protein has protein sequence MIQRVLAGIKAHLIYVVIGSLAAGLAFGQVAGPETKDLLKAAVVPVLFLMIYPMMINIDLREILNVRGHAKPVSLSLLINFLVAPLLAVGLSRLFFAGAIEYAIGLYLVALIPTSGMTAAWTGLAKGDLESALVAMAANLLLALLILPAYLSMLVPGNVGVDPAALYRQLAVVIVTPMVAGTLTRRLLLRRYGPESFKRMKPTFGGVSSFGVMLIVFIAMTMRSTAILADPIGSASTVVPLVVFYAIILAVGAGLGGALLDAERSTALVYATSMRNLSIGVALVVAPGFPPTEAVLPIALAYLVQPPLGAVYMHYRRDVVGTGRTVREVIRAVI, from the coding sequence ATGATCCAGCGAGTACTCGCCGGGATCAAGGCGCACCTGATCTACGTGGTCATCGGTTCGCTCGCCGCCGGACTCGCGTTCGGGCAGGTCGCCGGCCCCGAGACGAAGGATCTGCTGAAGGCCGCCGTCGTGCCCGTCCTGTTCTTGATGATCTACCCGATGATGATCAACATCGACCTCCGGGAGATTCTCAACGTCCGCGGACATGCGAAACCGGTGTCGCTGAGCCTACTGATCAACTTCTTGGTCGCGCCCCTGCTCGCAGTCGGGCTCTCGCGGCTCTTTTTCGCCGGTGCCATCGAGTACGCTATCGGCCTGTATCTCGTCGCCCTCATCCCGACGTCCGGCATGACCGCCGCCTGGACGGGGCTCGCCAAGGGTGACCTCGAATCCGCCCTCGTCGCGATGGCGGCCAACCTGTTGCTCGCCCTCCTCATTCTCCCGGCGTACCTCTCGATGCTCGTCCCGGGGAACGTCGGGGTCGATCCGGCAGCCCTGTACCGACAACTCGCGGTCGTGATCGTGACGCCCATGGTCGCCGGCACGCTTACTCGCCGACTGCTGCTCCGTCGGTACGGTCCCGAGTCGTTCAAGCGCATGAAACCCACCTTTGGCGGGGTGAGTTCGTTCGGTGTCATGCTCATCGTCTTCATCGCGATGACGATGCGCTCGACGGCGATCCTGGCCGATCCGATCGGCTCCGCCAGTACCGTCGTTCCGCTCGTCGTCTTCTATGCCATCATCCTCGCCGTCGGGGCGGGACTGGGTGGCGCACTCCTCGACGCCGAACGCTCAACCGCGCTGGTGTACGCTACCAGCATGCGCAACCTCTCCATCGGGGTGGCGCTCGTCGTCGCCCCCGGCTTTCCGCCGACCGAGGCCGTCCTCCCCATCGCGCTCGCGTATCTCGTCCAGCCACCGCTTGGCGCCGTTTACATGCACTACCGCCGCGACGTGGTCGGGACGGGACGAACGGTCCGCGAGGTGATCAGGGCGGTGATCTGA
- the dps gene encoding DNA protection during starvation protein, whose amino-acid sequence MSEEKSHATGTVEPGDTSKRVGMEVIRERGLDPEELREKLIDAIGAEFTTYYYYTNLRMHLAGEEDYKEITEDARLEDRAHFELVVPRIYELEGSLPNDIRDFADRASCPDAEVPTPMDDSGGFDTSELEVEDILEVLLEAERCAIRTWSEICDMTRGADPRTYDMAQRILNEEMDHEAWFIELLSKERDDEINPAGHFARGEPGDAPYSTNNRFNDSA is encoded by the coding sequence ATGTCTGAAGAGAAATCCCACGCCACCGGAACCGTCGAACCGGGTGACACGAGCAAACGAGTCGGCATGGAGGTAATCCGTGAGCGCGGACTCGATCCCGAGGAGCTCCGCGAAAAACTGATCGACGCCATCGGTGCGGAGTTCACGACCTACTACTACTACACCAATCTGCGAATGCATCTCGCTGGTGAGGAAGACTACAAGGAGATCACCGAAGACGCGCGTCTCGAAGATCGGGCACACTTCGAACTTGTCGTGCCTCGGATCTACGAACTCGAAGGGTCGTTGCCCAACGATATCCGCGATTTCGCGGATCGAGCCTCCTGTCCCGACGCTGAAGTGCCGACGCCGATGGACGACAGCGGCGGGTTCGACACGTCCGAGTTGGAGGTAGAGGACATTCTTGAAGTGTTGCTGGAGGCAGAGCGGTGTGCCATCCGGACATGGAGCGAGATCTGTGACATGACCCGTGGTGCCGATCCACGCACCTACGACATGGCCCAGCGGATCCTCAACGAGGAGATGGACCACGAAGCTTGGTTCATCGAGCTACTAAGCAAGGAACGGGACGACGAGATCAACCCGGCCGGCCACTTCGCCCGCGGCGAACCCGGCGACGCGCCTTACTCGACGAACAACCGGTTCAACGACTCGGCCTGA
- a CDS encoding DUF7563 family protein — MPVCENCGKHVSERFIRVFGDETGRVYACPNCSARAGIGEITLERRPHE; from the coding sequence ATGCCAGTGTGTGAAAACTGCGGCAAACACGTCTCTGAACGATTTATTCGGGTATTTGGTGATGAGACCGGTCGTGTGTATGCCTGTCCCAATTGTTCCGCAAGGGCAGGTATCGGAGAGATTACACTCGAACGACGTCCTCACGAGTGA
- a CDS encoding DsrE/DsrF/DrsH-like family protein, which produces MSTETPSQPDTPSADELRTRIDDLEAELADLRSEVEDGPKKMVIIATKGTLDMAYPPLILASTAAAFDYDVTVFHTFWGLEILHEEHASNLKLSSVGNPNMPMPNVLAALPGMDEMTTRMMRKRIADNDVASIEELVQLSLDSGVELQACQMTIDLLGYDEEDFFDGVTVGVGAATAFQEMAEADIQLLV; this is translated from the coding sequence ATGAGCACGGAGACACCCTCACAGCCAGACACGCCGTCGGCCGACGAGCTCCGCACCCGGATCGATGATCTGGAGGCGGAGCTCGCGGATCTCCGGAGCGAAGTCGAAGACGGCCCGAAGAAGATGGTGATCATCGCGACGAAGGGGACACTCGACATGGCGTATCCGCCGCTCATCCTCGCGTCGACGGCGGCCGCCTTCGACTACGACGTCACCGTCTTCCACACGTTCTGGGGGCTCGAGATCCTCCACGAGGAACACGCCTCGAACCTGAAGCTGAGTTCGGTCGGTAACCCCAACATGCCGATGCCGAACGTGCTCGCAGCGTTGCCAGGGATGGACGAGATGACGACCCGGATGATGCGCAAGCGCATCGCCGACAACGACGTCGCCTCGATCGAAGAGCTCGTCCAACTGTCACTCGACAGCGGCGTCGAGCTACAGGCGTGTCAGATGACCATCGACCTCCTCGGCTACGACGAGGAGGACTTCTTCGACGGCGTCACTGTCGGCGTCGGCGCCGCCACCGCGTTCCAGGAGATGGCCGAGGCCGACATCCAGCTGCTCGTCTGA
- a CDS encoding DUF6691 family protein, with amino-acid sequence MSRDADGSTTDRHPLFLPLVVLGGLIQGFGLAYSGMARPEVVLDFLQFDDLGLILVMGGAAVVSGMTFYIATHFLDRAPLSSDQYGRRTRSMDRNVAIGGVVFGVGWGVSGICPGAAYASLGIGNLPILWAIAGMFVGAYIQGYLRSRSQTESSHSITADD; translated from the coding sequence ATGAGCCGGGATGCCGACGGCAGCACGACCGACCGGCATCCGCTGTTCCTCCCGTTGGTGGTCCTCGGCGGACTGATCCAGGGCTTCGGCCTCGCGTACAGCGGGATGGCCCGACCCGAGGTCGTCTTGGATTTCCTCCAGTTCGACGACCTCGGCCTGATCCTCGTTATGGGTGGCGCCGCGGTCGTATCGGGGATGACCTTCTATATTGCCACTCACTTCCTCGATCGGGCGCCGCTATCCAGCGATCAGTATGGCCGACGAACTCGCTCGATGGATCGGAACGTCGCCATCGGCGGCGTGGTCTTCGGCGTCGGCTGGGGCGTGTCCGGCATCTGTCCCGGCGCGGCGTATGCCAGCCTCGGCATCGGCAATCTCCCTATCCTCTGGGCCATTGCCGGGATGTTCGTCGGTGCGTACATCCAAGGCTACTTGCGCTCGCGGAGTCAAACCGAGTCCTCTCATTCGATCACGGCTGATGACTGA
- a CDS encoding DUF7475 family protein has product MTAQSATRQGESIFNPPSNPVGYLAILAALVTGVIHLLLGPRVMGFSQLMGILFILNGLGFLGGAVLYVTSYWQRELYLVAAGYAIVTVIALFVFQGFSLDAFYMQGSLNPMAVGSKAAELVLAACASYLYTQVTP; this is encoded by the coding sequence GTGACTGCCCAATCAGCTACACGGCAGGGAGAATCGATATTTAACCCCCCATCGAATCCAGTTGGGTATCTCGCAATCCTTGCAGCGTTGGTTACCGGAGTAATACACCTCCTGTTGGGACCGCGCGTGATGGGTTTCAGTCAGTTAATGGGGATCTTGTTCATCCTGAATGGACTCGGATTTTTGGGTGGGGCTGTATTATATGTGACATCATACTGGCAGAGGGAACTGTATCTCGTTGCAGCGGGCTATGCCATCGTGACAGTAATCGCGCTGTTTGTCTTCCAAGGGTTCAGCCTCGATGCTTTCTATATGCAGGGCTCACTCAATCCGATGGCTGTCGGATCAAAAGCTGCTGAGCTCGTCCTTGCGGCCTGTGCAAGCTATCTGTACACGCAGGTCACGCCCTGA
- a CDS encoding transposase, which yields MPSTRESRRTVFQQIAQRTYANWPVYESTPLFDRSSLPALESDIRTVAETWFSHNEHEVVESFVHSLPLAYVRFDAHDQYTGSTSYKMATLFRLFLLKELYGWDHETALVEHLECRSALSEQLGLASVPDQSTLWRSWHERFTAELRSTVETAARTILIKAQNADVAVPREPERHLPSHGDEEDEPDPDDQAILNEAATITDHVSRVVFPAFSLNRGDGCAIHENAYWDLQTYLGLRERLAANEGARSFVYESTRDQTPLGHAHREHIRDLSVSGIREMYRQAVNRLLSEVAETEEFFRAGIVAIDITEADPFTGDRTGHEDEIIGTKEKTDEYAYQWATVQLVGNAVPIVLDARPVRKGESRLEIVKDLLDSAEELVHVDNVLMDREFDSQQVLEMLSQRGLSYVVPKRMQTSEKAQAKRLLKRGKDRYETDRKLHLGQNKWHETTLIYRRKKNTEHDDHRQYSVFMTNGGTGHLTEYGYRWEIESGYKSIKRFMAATTSKDFGLRFFYFAFACLLYSIWRAVDLLVQVELTGEYEHSPIVTADNTLTLLKKETGVGERDTPSGLAKRLSGYTIRGHGNTPN from the coding sequence GTGCCCTCAACACGTGAGTCTCGCCGCACTGTTTTCCAACAGATTGCACAACGGACCTACGCCAACTGGCCTGTATACGAGTCCACGCCGCTGTTCGATCGCTCTTCGCTTCCTGCGTTGGAATCGGATATTCGTACCGTCGCGGAAACATGGTTCAGCCACAATGAACACGAGGTAGTCGAATCATTCGTCCACTCGTTGCCGCTCGCATATGTCCGGTTTGACGCCCACGATCAGTACACGGGCTCAACGAGCTACAAAATGGCGACGCTGTTTCGTCTGTTTCTGCTGAAAGAACTCTACGGATGGGACCACGAAACTGCCCTCGTTGAGCACCTCGAGTGCCGCTCAGCACTCAGTGAGCAGTTGGGCTTGGCGAGTGTTCCGGACCAGTCGACGCTATGGCGCAGTTGGCACGAACGGTTCACTGCCGAGCTTCGCAGTACCGTCGAGACAGCTGCGCGGACCATACTGATTAAAGCCCAGAACGCAGATGTCGCTGTTCCGCGCGAACCAGAACGGCACCTCCCATCTCACGGTGACGAAGAGGACGAACCAGACCCAGACGATCAAGCTATCCTCAACGAGGCGGCAACGATCACCGATCACGTCAGCCGCGTCGTTTTCCCGGCGTTCTCACTAAATCGTGGCGACGGATGTGCAATCCACGAGAACGCCTACTGGGACTTACAGACGTATCTGGGGCTTCGCGAGAGATTGGCTGCTAATGAAGGGGCTCGCAGTTTCGTCTACGAATCGACTCGGGATCAGACGCCGTTGGGCCACGCCCACCGAGAGCACATTCGTGACCTTTCAGTATCAGGAATCCGCGAGATGTACCGACAGGCCGTCAACAGGCTCCTGAGCGAAGTCGCGGAGACAGAGGAGTTCTTCCGAGCCGGGATCGTCGCCATCGATATCACCGAGGCTGACCCCTTCACCGGTGATAGAACGGGCCACGAAGACGAGATCATCGGGACGAAGGAGAAGACTGACGAGTACGCCTATCAGTGGGCTACCGTCCAGTTAGTAGGGAATGCCGTTCCGATTGTACTGGACGCACGGCCAGTTCGGAAGGGGGAGTCCCGCTTGGAAATCGTCAAGGACCTCTTGGATTCAGCCGAGGAGCTGGTTCACGTCGATAACGTACTGATGGACCGAGAGTTCGACAGCCAGCAGGTCCTGGAAATGCTCAGCCAGCGTGGCCTGTCGTACGTCGTTCCCAAGCGGATGCAGACCAGCGAGAAAGCCCAGGCCAAGCGCCTCCTCAAACGGGGAAAGGACCGATACGAAACTGATCGGAAATTGCATCTCGGACAGAACAAGTGGCACGAGACGACGCTGATCTATCGCCGCAAAAAGAACACAGAGCACGACGACCACCGGCAGTACTCAGTGTTTATGACGAACGGGGGGACCGGCCACCTCACCGAGTATGGCTACCGGTGGGAGATCGAAAGCGGCTACAAGTCGATCAAGCGATTCATGGCCGCCACGACGTCGAAGGATTTTGGACTGCGGTTCTTCTACTTCGCGTTCGCGTGTCTGCTGTACTCGATTTGGCGAGCAGTCGATCTACTCGTGCAGGTGGAGTTGACTGGAGAGTACGAGCACTCGCCCATTGTGACAGCCGACAATACGCTGACGCTGCTGAAGAAGGAAACCGGAGTCGGGGAGAGAGACACTCCGTCTGGGTTAGCGAAGCGTCTGAGTGGCTACACTATCCGAGGCCACGGAAACACTCCGAATTAG
- a CDS encoding sulfurtransferase TusA family protein — translation MSSNIDVTETLDVTGQNCPMPVIKTKGAVDELSPGDVLEVIATDSGSMSDIKGWAESTDGVELVEQVEGDGTYTHYVRKTE, via the coding sequence ATGAGCTCGAACATCGACGTGACGGAGACACTGGACGTGACGGGGCAGAACTGCCCGATGCCGGTGATCAAAACCAAAGGCGCCGTGGACGAACTGTCCCCGGGCGACGTTCTCGAGGTCATCGCGACCGATTCGGGAAGCATGAGCGACATCAAGGGCTGGGCCGAGTCCACCGACGGTGTCGAACTCGTTGAGCAGGTCGAGGGCGACGGGACCTACACGCACTACGTGCGGAAGACGGAGTAA
- a CDS encoding YeeE/YedE family protein has translation MIEGALEAAMTFFPRGTIQYLVGGVMVAVGIAVIYLGTAIIPGNSTFLETTLSYVSNVPRFNRPSYIASRDWRVVFAFSIVAGAALWGLVLDPGPFVTSVQPWRLFGGGVLVGIGTRIGKGCTAGHGVCGLGSASTTSLVNVVLFVGVAIITATVVAALGVTP, from the coding sequence ATGATCGAAGGTGCGCTGGAGGCGGCAATGACGTTTTTCCCCCGCGGGACGATCCAGTATCTCGTCGGCGGGGTCATGGTCGCCGTAGGTATCGCGGTTATCTACCTCGGGACCGCTATCATTCCCGGGAACAGCACGTTTCTCGAGACCACGCTCTCGTACGTCTCGAACGTCCCACGGTTCAACCGCCCGTCGTATATCGCCTCGCGCGATTGGCGCGTCGTCTTCGCCTTCAGCATCGTCGCGGGGGCGGCGCTCTGGGGACTGGTCCTCGATCCCGGCCCCTTCGTCACGAGCGTCCAGCCGTGGCGACTGTTCGGCGGCGGCGTCCTCGTCGGGATCGGGACGCGCATCGGGAAGGGCTGTACCGCCGGTCACGGCGTCTGTGGTCTCGGATCCGCCTCTACCACCTCGCTCGTGAATGTCGTCCTCTTCGTCGGCGTCGCCATCATCACGGCGACCGTCGTGGCCGCGCTGGGGGTAACGCCATGA
- a CDS encoding DUF393 domain-containing protein, with translation MSTNDSQPAQTADRDRVEPAYEAVLIFDGGYPFCSAAASVLRRLPKVGVLAWNGDAAQQFLTAQFDEPPFTLAFVEVTADQMWLGQAAAGELCGRASLSTFVQDLVEDKFERIADTMCVAVGSTRYAANLGGTRSLSDAATAKYDNFVRNVYSTLGTGESRQSAVRETYASV, from the coding sequence ATGAGTACAAACGACTCACAGCCGGCCCAAACAGCAGATCGAGACCGCGTAGAGCCAGCGTACGAAGCAGTCCTCATCTTCGATGGGGGGTATCCATTCTGTTCGGCAGCAGCGTCGGTACTCCGGCGACTCCCTAAAGTCGGTGTCCTCGCGTGGAACGGTGATGCTGCACAGCAGTTCCTCACTGCCCAGTTCGACGAGCCACCGTTTACACTGGCATTTGTCGAAGTGACTGCAGACCAAATGTGGCTCGGTCAGGCTGCTGCCGGTGAGTTGTGCGGCCGTGCTAGTCTCTCGACGTTCGTTCAGGACCTTGTCGAAGACAAGTTTGAGCGTATCGCTGACACGATGTGCGTAGCCGTTGGTTCGACACGATACGCCGCCAACCTCGGTGGCACTCGTTCGCTCAGTGACGCTGCAACGGCGAAGTATGATAACTTCGTCCGGAATGTTTACAGTACCCTCGGGACGGGAGAATCGCGCCAATCAGCAGTGAGAGAGACATATGCCAGTGTGTGA
- a CDS encoding DUF2270 domain-containing protein: MTSNGDDASKAEGGGDDPPNARVGMGLLDVEMGPSSALAHLYRGELHRMKLWRERLDRTTNWAVLLMAAILTWAFSNETNPHYVILIGNAAVGLFLSIEARRYRAYDIWRSRVRSLQQNVWAPGLDPNRSLEDQQWRQKLASDYARPTLKITMEEAIAHRLRRVYLPLFIILNGAWLLRVTAFAGDTWPASARVGIIPGAVVTGLVGLLMLGAILLGLRPRVWHASDELREKNLRRNN, encoded by the coding sequence ATGACTTCAAACGGCGACGATGCCTCGAAAGCCGAGGGGGGCGGTGACGACCCTCCGAACGCGCGTGTCGGTATGGGACTCCTTGATGTCGAGATGGGGCCGAGTTCGGCGCTCGCACATCTCTATCGCGGCGAACTCCACCGTATGAAATTGTGGCGCGAGCGTCTCGATCGTACCACCAACTGGGCGGTCCTGCTGATGGCAGCAATCCTGACGTGGGCGTTCTCGAACGAGACAAACCCACATTACGTCATTCTCATCGGAAACGCCGCGGTGGGATTGTTCCTCAGCATCGAGGCACGCCGATACCGGGCATACGATATCTGGCGGAGTCGGGTTCGTTCACTCCAGCAAAACGTCTGGGCGCCTGGTCTCGATCCAAACCGATCGCTTGAGGATCAACAGTGGCGCCAGAAACTTGCGTCGGATTACGCGCGTCCGACGCTCAAAATTACGATGGAGGAGGCAATTGCCCATCGACTCCGCCGGGTGTACTTGCCGCTCTTCATTATTTTGAATGGAGCGTGGTTGTTGCGCGTTACGGCGTTTGCCGGCGATACGTGGCCCGCGAGTGCTCGGGTCGGTATCATCCCAGGAGCCGTCGTCACGGGATTAGTTGGACTCCTTATGCTCGGTGCGATTCTCCTTGGCCTTCGTCCTCGGGTGTGGCACGCGAGCGACGAACTGCGTGAAAAAAACCTCCGGCGGAATAACTGA
- a CDS encoding 2Fe-2S iron-sulfur cluster-binding protein, which translates to MTQSSNEMWTVTIVVPEGSSLDEAGETYDLEVGTDETILATARSAGVWLPADCQQGWCTTCAARLVDGDVVHPNARRYYDEDDEAGYILPCTAKPRTDTTIVVDQHDDFLEFRAANDRPPGNSKLNG; encoded by the coding sequence ATGACACAATCGTCGAACGAAATGTGGACCGTCACGATCGTGGTCCCCGAGGGCTCGTCGCTGGACGAGGCCGGTGAGACCTACGATCTCGAAGTGGGCACAGACGAGACGATCCTCGCGACCGCGCGTTCGGCGGGTGTGTGGCTGCCGGCCGACTGTCAGCAGGGCTGGTGCACTACCTGTGCTGCCCGCCTCGTCGACGGCGACGTTGTCCACCCGAACGCGCGTCGGTACTACGACGAGGACGACGAGGCCGGCTACATACTGCCCTGCACTGCAAAGCCACGGACTGACACGACCATTGTCGTTGACCAACACGACGATTTCCTCGAATTTAGAGCCGCTAACGACCGACCGCCAGGCAACTCAAAACTGAACGGCTAG
- a CDS encoding NRAMP family divalent metal transporter: METKSFTGLAPDLTITELFQQYGLAFVMVASYFGSGSVFIASSAGVRYGYGLLWAVVGAVLLGFMAQDMSARLGIFGESLAAFARKRLGSTVATILMVLLAVGCIAWTLELTAAVGKGIVVLLGLHGIGWHPFAYLTGLTAMVIGILGYDMVEKVMVTMMFGLLIAYVVVAGVSSPDLVAVSKGFVPAIESAGAMALAVSILGTTALWPNFFLESQLVENKGWTSKSDVPTMRRDLSIGYAVGGVTTIAIVVAAAAVLRPAGYTHLETFLTPGKALANVLGEWAMVVFLVGTLAAAFNSIVPIMWAPAYMIPEAMGEEFAESTRLFKLIYVVGVGVGSLSPLVHQYLGLSVINMIILFPAYNGVIGLPITALLLFWAVNDSDVMGEYTNGWKLNILNSALILLAVYSAWSAGRFVINAILSGGL; encoded by the coding sequence ATGGAAACCAAATCATTCACCGGATTAGCGCCAGACCTCACAATCACCGAACTCTTCCAGCAGTACGGTCTCGCATTCGTGATGGTCGCGAGCTACTTCGGCTCGGGGTCGGTCTTCATCGCGAGTTCCGCCGGGGTCCGCTACGGGTACGGTCTCCTGTGGGCCGTCGTCGGCGCCGTCCTCCTCGGGTTCATGGCACAGGACATGAGCGCCCGACTCGGCATCTTCGGCGAGTCGCTCGCGGCGTTCGCACGGAAGAGACTCGGCTCGACCGTCGCGACCATCCTGATGGTTCTGCTGGCGGTCGGCTGTATCGCGTGGACCCTCGAACTCACAGCGGCCGTCGGGAAGGGGATCGTCGTCCTCCTCGGTCTCCACGGAATCGGCTGGCATCCGTTCGCCTACCTGACCGGACTGACAGCCATGGTCATCGGTATCCTCGGCTACGACATGGTTGAGAAGGTGATGGTCACGATGATGTTCGGTCTCCTCATCGCGTACGTCGTCGTCGCGGGCGTGAGTAGCCCCGACCTCGTCGCCGTATCGAAGGGATTCGTTCCCGCAATCGAATCGGCCGGGGCGATGGCGCTCGCGGTGAGTATCCTCGGGACGACCGCGCTCTGGCCGAACTTCTTTCTCGAGTCACAGCTCGTTGAAAACAAGGGCTGGACAAGTAAGTCCGACGTGCCGACGATGCGCCGCGACCTCTCCATCGGCTACGCCGTCGGTGGCGTCACCACGATCGCCATCGTCGTCGCAGCTGCCGCCGTGCTGCGGCCGGCTGGCTACACCCACCTTGAGACCTTCCTCACACCGGGGAAGGCCCTCGCGAACGTTCTCGGCGAGTGGGCGATGGTTGTCTTCCTCGTCGGGACGCTCGCGGCCGCGTTCAACAGCATCGTTCCGATCATGTGGGCGCCCGCGTACATGATCCCGGAAGCGATGGGCGAGGAGTTCGCCGAGAGCACTCGCCTGTTCAAGCTCATTTATGTCGTCGGCGTCGGGGTCGGGAGCCTCTCGCCGCTCGTCCACCAGTATCTCGGACTGAGTGTCATCAATATGATTATTCTCTTCCCCGCGTACAACGGAGTTATCGGACTCCCGATAACCGCTCTGCTGCTATTCTGGGCGGTCAACGATAGCGATGTCATGGGTGAGTACACGAACGGCTGGAAACTGAACATCCTCAATAGCGCGCTCATCCTACTGGCTGTCTACTCCGCGTGGAGTGCCGGTCGGTTCGTCATCAACGCCATCTTGTCTGGCGGGCTCTGA